Proteins encoded together in one Cherax quadricarinatus isolate ZL_2023a chromosome 33, ASM3850222v1, whole genome shotgun sequence window:
- the LOC138853539 gene encoding uncharacterized protein — protein sequence MCPSVRPRGSSGVCPSVRPRGSSGVCPSVREGRAACVRPSARVERRVSVRPRGSSGVCPSVREGRAACVRPSARVERVSVRLPARVERVSACPRGSSVCPSVCEGSSMYPCVHPGVSSMCSSLLPRGVERVRPSANGRARARPRGSSVCP from the coding sequence ATGTGTCCGTCCGTCCGCCCGCGAGGGTCGAGCGGCGTGTGTCCGTCCGTCCGCCCGCGAGGGTCGAGCGGCGTGTGTCCGTCCGTCCGCGAGGGTCGAGCGGCGTGTGTCCGTCCGTCCGCGAGGGTCGAGCGGCGTGTGTCCGTCCGTCCGCGAGGGTCGAGCGGCGTGTGTCCGTCCGTCCGCGAGGGTCGAGCGGCGTGTGTCCGTCCGTCCGCGAGGGTCGAGCGTGTGTCCGTCCGTCTGCCCGCGAGGGTCGAGCGTGTGTCCGCCTGTCCGCGAGGGTCGAGCGTGTGTCCGTCCGTCTGCGAAGGGTCGAGCATGTATCCGTGTGTCCATCCGGGAGTGTCGAGCATGTGTTCGTCCCTCCTTCCACGAGGGGTCGAGCGTGTCCGTCCGTCCGCGAATGGTCGAGCACGTGCCCGTCCGCGAGGGTCGAGCGTGTGTCCGTGA